TCGGTCACCACATCGGCTACGACCGTAGCGGCTATCCTCAGGGAAAAATCAGCGAACCGATGTCTCCTCTGGTGGACATGACCACTATTGCCGATACCTTTGACGCCATCACCACGCTACGTGCCTACCGTCGCCCCAGTTCCCCGCTGCAGGCAGTTGCCATTATGAACAATCTGGCCGGGAAGCATCTGCATCCGGGTTATATGGAAAAGTTTCGTCTCGCACTGGGGGAATTTCCCGTCGGCAGTCTGGTACGCCTGGTAAGCAATGAAATCGGTCTGATCGTTGACATGGATGCCCTCAACCTCAACAAGAGCACCATCCGCATCATCCGTGACCGCTTGGGAAATGAGATAGAAACGCCTTACGACCTGCAACTGGAAAAGAGTAATGAGGCCATTGCCGGTGAAGTGGATCCGTTGCGCCTCAACATCGACATCGCCACTTTAATGTAGAAAAAGCTAATCGACCAGCTGGCCCAAGGCTATTGCCGCGGCGGCGCGCACTGTTGCATGGCCGCTGCTCAGGGCCTCGATCAGACAACTTTCTGCCGTCGCAAACCCCATCTCGCCCAAGGCTTTAAGACAGGCACATTGCAACTCTTCATCGCCGCGCCGATACATGGTTTCGAAATAAGGCACCAGCCGCGCATCTTTGTAATGCGCCAACGCCTGGGCCGCATACACCGCAACGGCCGGGTGGCGATCCTGCAGGCAATTGACCAGATCGTTCAGAGCCTCTGGATAACGTTTGCGCCCGACCACCTGAACGGCAACCGCGCGAACATCCGCCTCATCCTCTTTCAGAGCCGCGCACAGAGCAGCCCTGATGGCATCACTCTCCACCGCCTCCAGACCGAACAGGGCGGCAACCTTCTGTTGCGCCGACCCACCGGCCAGGTGTTCGAGCAACCGGTCGGCATGACTGCGCTGGTCCAACCGGGCCAACGCCTCTGTCGCCGCCTGCCTCACCTGTGCTTGCGAATCCTGTAGCAACGGGACTAACGCTTCACGCCGCTCTTGTTCCATGGCAACACCTCATACCATTCTGTTGATCGCGTCTCAAATTGAGCTGCGTGCAAAAGGCCACGGACGGCTTATTGCAACAAGCTCTGCTTGATTCAGATTGACGCTGTCGTCTCAGGCAATTCAATCACTTTGAGCAAGTTGGTCGAGCCAGATTGCCACAACGGTGTTCCCGCTGTCACCACAATCCGTTGCGTGGCGGCAACCAGATGACGTTTCATCACTTCGTCACGCGCTTTTTCAAACATCTCATCGGTATCATTACACGGCTCAATTT
This region of uncultured Desulfuromonas sp. genomic DNA includes:
- a CDS encoding HEAT repeat domain-containing protein encodes the protein MEQERREALVPLLQDSQAQVRQAATEALARLDQRSHADRLLEHLAGGSAQQKVAALFGLEAVESDAIRAALCAALKEDEADVRAVAVQVVGRKRYPEALNDLVNCLQDRHPAVAVYAAQALAHYKDARLVPYFETMYRRGDEELQCACLKALGEMGFATAESCLIEALSSGHATVRAAAAIALGQLVD